GAATGGCCGCTACGTAACCTCCTGGTCCAGAGCCGATAATGGCTACATCATATTGTGACATAGTATATGTTTTCAGATTTTATGCATTGATGCCAATGCATTCGAGAAGCACAAAAATACGAATGTTTTTGCTTTCTGGAAGAATCAACCCACCGGTGCCAAAGGAAACTTATGGGCGGCCAGACAACCCGACCACAGGCCCATCATCAAAGCAATGCCCAAACCGGTTTCATGCCAAAGAGGCCCGCTCATGGCATCCCAGAGAACCACAAAAAAGAGTTTGCCCACAACAAACGTCGACATTAAGATGTGGGGCAGAAAATTACTGCGCACCACAATCAATGACGCCATAAAGCCACCGACAAGACCTGCCACAAATATTCCCAAAGTGCCCAGAAGAAGTTCAGACCTTGAAGAAGCGCAATAACTTAGACCGTCTATCAGCACCTCTTGTACCAAGGTTGTATAGAGCCAAAGGCTAAAAATACCAACCAAAGAGGCAATAAACGTTATCAAGATTTTGGTTCTTCGTGCCATAAGGATTACGGCCCAACGTTTTCTGGATTCACTGACACACCCCACAGACCGGAACCCAGAAAACAATAACCGTTCGTTTTTTGATTGGCTTTCAAATTACCAAGTTTAGACAAACGATGTTTTTAGTTTAACACGGCTTTAGGTTAAAGTTTCTTAAAGAAGCAAGGCATTTAATGTTTTTTAGATATGGATGGCCGTAGTGTGCTTTACCTCACTGATCACAAAAGAACTTTGGGTATTGCCGATATGGGGAATGGCGGTCAATTTCGAGACCATGAACTCACGGTATGCCTCCATATCCTCCACATGTATTTTCAAAATATAGTCATGGTCGCCACTGGTGTGGAAACATTCGGCCACTTCTTCAAGCTTTTGGATTTCGCGTTCAAAATGCAGTACATTTTCCTTTATGTGCTGTGCAAGCCGCACATGGCAGAATACCGAGAATTGGCGGTTCACCATTTTTTTATCGACCAATGCCACATATTTTGAAATGACACCTGTACGCTCTAACCGTTTGATACGCTCGTAGACAGCCGTATTCGAAAGGCCAAGGGCATCAGCATACTGTTTGATCGTTTTCTTTGAGTCTTCTTGCAGCA
This portion of the Flagellimonas lutaonensis genome encodes:
- a CDS encoding Lrp/AsnC family transcriptional regulator, yielding MAIDANDRQLVQLLQEDSKKTIKQYADALGLSNTAVYERIKRLERTGVISKYVALVDKKMVNRQFSVFCHVRLAQHIKENVLHFEREIQKLEEVAECFHTSGDHDYILKIHVEDMEAYREFMVSKLTAIPHIGNTQSSFVISEVKHTTAIHI